The Geminocystis sp. NIES-3708 genomic sequence TCCTCCAGTGGATGGTTTAAGTAACTTTAGTGGTTTAGAACTTTATATCCAAGATCGTCAATTAACAGGGATGGATGCCTTAATTGATAATACTCAACGGATAATTGCGGCAGCAAATGAACGTCCTGAAGTGGCGGGTGCTTTTACTACCTTTACCTTTAACTCTCCCATCTTAGAGGCAAAAATCAATCGAGAAAAAGTCAAAGCGATGAATGTGGATATTAACGTGGTTTTAGCTAACTTACAAACTTATCTCGGTGGAAACTTTGTTAACCAATTTGTCTTAGATGGGCGATTATATAGAGTTTTTGCGCAAGCTGACGGAGATTTTCGCTCCAATCCTGATGATATTGGTAAAATTTATGTGCGTAGTCGTAACGGTGCAATGGTGCAGATGAGCGATATGTTAACCCTGGAAGAAAGCACTTATCCTCCCATCGTTACTAACTATAATGTTTATCCAGCCATCAAAGTTAACGTATCTCCAGCCCAAGGATATAGCTCAGGGCAAGTTATCCAAGTCATGGAAGAAGTTGCAAATGCCACCTTACAGCCCGGATTTGGCTTTGAATGGACAAACACCGCCGCCGAAGAAAAAACCGCAGGAGGTGCCGCACCTATTGTATTCGGGTTAGGTTTTGTGATGGTATTCTTAGTATTAGCCTCTCAGTATGAAAGCTATATTGATCCGACTATCATTATGTTAACCGTACCCCTATCAATTTTAGGTGCGTTAGGGGGCATCTGGTTAAGAGTTCAATTTCAAGGCACTGATAGTATTTGGCCCATTCTCGATAATAATATTTATGTACAAGTAGGCTTAGTAATGCTTATCGGGATGTCGAGTAAAAATGCCATTCTGATTGTGGAATTTGCTAATCAAGCACGTACATTAGGCATGACTATTACTAATGCGGCAATCTATGCGGCAACAGAGCGTTTTCGTCCGATTTTAATGACAACCTTATCTACTCTATTCGGCTTTTTACCTTTATTAGTTGCCAGTGGTGCAGGTAGTGTCAGCCGTTGGTCATTAGGTACATCTGTATTTGGAGGAATGATTATTTCCACGATTTTGAGTTTATTATTTGTGCCTAATCTTTATATCGTAATTAAGAATTTTGAACAAAATATATTAAGTAACGAGAAGAAACCTCGTAAACCCTCTGATAATGATAAAAATGGTGGTAATCCTAATACTCAAGAATCTCCTATCCTGATGTCAGATAGTTAGAGACAAAACTTAGAGTTATAATCATTTAAAGAATTAAATTTTTCTCAACTACATATACATAGGAGGTAATTAATTTATATGTCAACTCAAGTAATTGATAAGCCTACAAGTAAATCTGAGACTAAACGTAAGCATGATTCAGGTTATCGAGTCTTATTACATAATGATAGTTTTAATACTATGGAATATGTTGTACTAGTTTTAATGGAAACCGTTGGTATTAATGAGCCTCAAGCGGTTAGTGTCATGATGGAAACTCACACAAATGGTATTGGGTTAGTCACTACTTGTGCTTTAGAACACGCAGAATTTTATTGCGAAAGTCTTAAAAGTAAAGGCTTGACTAGCACAATTGAACCAGCAGAATAATTAATAATTAATAATTAACAATTAACAATTAATCTACATAAACAGTTAATTTTAAAAAATTGTCTTTTGAACATATTAAAAAATATCCTTTTTTAGCAAGGTTAGGTTTATTTATTCTTGCTTTAGGAATTATTTGGCTACCTTTTGCAATTCCTATTTACTATCTTATAGGAAAAAAAGATCCTAATTTAACAACTATTATTACTATGGCAATTTTATTTGTCATTTTTTTATTTTTAGTTAAACTTTGGGGAAAATATATTTATGATAATAACAATATTTTTTCTTATTATGGTTTAGTAAATAGTAAAAAAAATTGGCAACATTTAATTAAAGGTTTAATAATTGGTTTTGTTTCAAATTGGCTATTATTTGCCGTAGAAGCATTATTCGGTTGGTTAAGTTTTCAGCCTCCGACGATGGCTTTTCCTAAATTAGTTTTAGAAGGTTTTATTAGTGCAATTGGTATAGGATTTGCTGAAGAATTATTTTTTCGAGGATGGTTACTATCAGAGTTAGAAAAGGATTTTTCTTTGGGTGTTTCTGGTGGCTTAAATTCTTTGCTTTTTGCTGTCGCTCATTTTATCAAACCTCTGTCTGAAGTTATTAGAACTATTGTTACTTTTCCTGCATTATTATTACTAGGGTACACTTTAATCTCAGCAAAGAGATCTCATCAAAATCTTTTAGGTATCAGTATTGGTATTCATAGTGGTTTAGTTTGGGGTTATTATGTGGTTAATGTCGGGGAAATGATAACCTATACAGAAAAAGTACCTCAATGGATTACGGGAATAGATCAAAATCCCATTGCTGGAATTATGGGATTAGGTTTTCTTGCAATCTTATTATATTTTATTAAAACCTCAATAAATACTAAATATGAGAAAAATTAATTTAGAATTTAGATAATTTTATAGAGGATAAAAAATCAAGATTTAAGTATTAAAATTTTTATTATTTTTAGTCTAAATAAGTATTTAAACAGTTTCCAAAAAAAATTTTATTTTAATGTTATTCAAATTATTAATCGCTACTATTTTAGGAGCAATTTTAGGTTTAGAAAGAGAATTAAGACATAAACCGGGGGGAATAAAAACTAATGCTTTAGTCTCTATGGCTTCATGTGCTTTTGTTTTAATTATTGATAATGTTGACTCTACCGAAATAGCTAGAGTTATGACAGGCATTATACAAGGTGTTGGTTTTATTGGCGGTGGGTTGATTCTTAAAGCTGGAAACAATGCTAGGAATGTTACAGGAGCTACAGAAATTTGGGTTTCTTCCGCTATCGGTTTAGCTTGTAGTGTAGGTTTATGGGATTTAGCCCTAGCCTTATTATTATTCTCTTTAATTATTTTAAGAACAATGAGGATCTATTTTTCTAACAAAAATCATCGAGAATCATCAATACCTAAAGATATAGAATAAAATTAATCGAAAAAGTAAAAGATTGATAAATTTTTCAAAAAATGAAGACTGTTTAAACAATTAAAAATTTTCTGCTGTCTTAGTTACAAAAATAAAGAAATTTAGCCAAGAAGATCTTAAAATTAAAGTAAAGAATGAGATAATGAGGTATATTTTTATGAGTACAGAAGATAAAGCTAGAGAATTAATGGCAAAACAAAGAATTCAGACAAATCATGAGACTGAAATTTTGTTATCTTTGACAGAGCAAGAACTACATGAACACCATGTTACAGAGCTTGAAGAAAAGGCAAGAGAATTATTAGCTGAAAATCGTCAACATGATCAGAACTTACAGAATAACATGACTTCTCGAACAGAGCAAGAGTTAGTTTAATTATTCATGATGAGGGGAAATAAAGTAGGAGATAAAGAAATACTTTTTTGTTAAGGTATTTGTTAATTTGGTATTTTTTAACTGGTTGATTTTTATAGCTCTCTTAATTCACTCAGCTATTCCCCCATTATAGTATTTATTTTCCCTTGTCCTTTGCTATAAAAATCAATTTTTAGAAAAATTAATAATTTTGCATATTTTAAGGATACCTTCTGGATGTACTATTAAAAGCCCTAGTGAAAATTAACTCAATTTAGTACTATAGATGAAAGACAATAAAATAATCAAAATTGGTGATGTTGTTAAAGTGAAAGGTAAATTATACTTAGTATTTGATATTACAGATACTCGTATTTTTTGTCGTTTATTTAGATTCACAAAAACAGGACGTTTTCAATATTATCAAGATTATAATTTTCCTATAAATATCTGCCAATTAAGTAATATCAAAGAAAAACAAATAATTTATGAAGAAAGAAGACAAGCTAGTATTCAAAGAAAACCTTATTCAGCTATTTGTGCTAACTATATTCATCATTTAATTCGTTAGTATAATTTTTATGATAATTCGTTTAAATATTGTTGATAAATTTTCCACTTTTTTATCCATTACTGATAGTTATAAGTTTATTTTACATTGGCGTATAGACTATAAATTAAAAAAGAATATAAAAAAAATTATTTTACAGTCATCAGTTGAAGCTGATATTTTAGCTTATCAAATGTTAAACAATTTACGAATAAATAATAACTTAATTTTACGGCATCATCTAACATCTTATCTTCAAGAAATATCTTATTGGACAACAAAATATGTTTATTTTCATCTGAATAATATTATTACTCCTTTAACTCTTGATGAATGTTTTTTATTAGCGAGTGAAGCCATAACTCAACCAGAAAAAATATTAAGAAAATATCAATTTGATGGTGGTAGTAAAATAACTACTTATGCTTATACTCGACTAAAAACTATTGTAGCTGATAAAATATATCTTAGTAGGAATTGGAAATTATTAACTAATTGGGGATTATTAAAAAAAATTAGTAAATCTAATAGAGAAAATATTTTAAAAAATATTGGCGGTTTAACCGAAAATAAGTTAAAAGAATATTTATTAGTATGGCAATGTTTTGTTGATAATTATACGTCTTTTTCTACTACTAAAAATAAGTCTTTATCTCCTCCTAATTTAGCACAACTAAAGCTGATGACTAGTCAGTATAATTTATTAGGGAAAAAAATCTTTGAATTTACATCAGAGTTAACTATGGAAGAATTTAAAGAAAGAGTTGAATTTTGTGGAGAAAAAGCAAGATTATTTATTAATCCAGTGACAGTTGAATATCCAGAAGATAAAGAAATCAATCAAGAGGAAAATTATATACATTATTTCAATGACTTGGAGGAATATCAACAAAAAGAAAAAATAAATCTAATTCTTGTCACCACTTTTAAATCTCTTAATCTTCCTTCCCAAAGTATCTTTTATCTTTCAGAAGCATTTGGTTTCACTCAACAACAAATCATAAAAACTATTCGATTAACAAACTCTAATTTTCCTAGTCAACAATATCAACTTTCAAGAGATACCGAAAAAATTAGAAAATACTTGCTGGATGTGGTGATTAAAAACTTTAAAGGAGAAAAAGAAAAATTTAATCCAGAAAAAATTAAATCATTAATTCAACTGTTAAAACAATGGTTAACGGAATATATAGAATCGGAAATGTTATTACTATGTCAAGAATCTTTTCTTTCCATAGAAACTTCTCAACAAAAATCACTTGAAAACAATTATTTTAACTTTTATTTAGATAAATCATCTATTCTCGAACATATTTCAGTTGAACTTATTAATATTTTTAGGCAAAAATTAAATGCTAAACTGAATTTACAGTTAGAAGAAAATACTTTGATTAATAATAATATTAAACTATGGTTAGAGAAATTTTTTCATGAATATTTTAATCAACAATAAAATTTTTTTTGACAATCTTAATTTTACTCTTTTTATTTAATTTTTAAAATTATTATGACTAATTTAATCTTTTTTGATACTCCTATAGACCAAATAAAAATACAATTAACTGATAAAATAAAAACTGAAACTTGGCAAAATATTAACCAGTTAAGTAATGACATTGCTCTTGTTCGAGGTTATCTTAATTTATTAGTAAGAAAAATATTTATTTCATGGCTTAATTTAATATTAGAGAAAAATTTTAGTGATACCATGAAATTAGAAGATAATTTAAGTATTTGGGAATTTATTAATGGTAACGCTATTGATATTGATTCTAGTCGCATTATTTTAATTCCTATAGAAACTCAAGACAAAATTGAATTTTCTATTCCTGAAGAATGGTTAAAAATTCCTCAATGGGTAGGAAACTATTATATAGCTGTAGAAGTAAATTTAGAAGAAAACTATCTGAATTTTGCTGGTTATATTTCCTATGAAGATGTAAATAATTATGGTAAATTAGATTCTTTTAATCATTGTTATGATTTACCCTATGAATGCTTAGAAACTGATTTAAATTTAATCTGTTTAGAATATGAATATGGTTGGGATTCTATTCCACAAATTTTACCTTTACCCTTTCTTTCATCTCCTATCAAACAAAATTTATTTAAAGAAATTCAAGATAATTTATCTTCTTGTCTTTTGGTTAACTTTGGACATTGGTTAAGTTTACTTAGTGATAATAAAACTCGTTATCAATTATTTGCTAGTCGTAAATCTGTCAATTTAAGTGAATGGTTAAAAGGTAAATTCTTGACAAATTTAAGTAAAGGTTGGCAAACTTTAGATATGTTGACTCAACAATATATTAACTTTGACTTTTCTTTAAACCCTGTTTTTTCTTCTCGCTCATTTTCTTTTACTGATTCTCTTAATATTTTACAAAAAAATATTGATAAAGATCAAATAAATAAAATTCTTAATAACATCATTAATTTAGATATTGATAATGAATTAAAAATAGACATAATTAAAATTTTACCTAATTTAATTAATGATAATGATGAAGAAATACGTTGGAATGCAGCTTTAGCTTTACAAAAATTAGACGATAATCATCCATCTTGTGCTATTTGGCAAGGAAAAATTATTAATTTAGATTCTAAACAATTAAGTTTATTAATAGGAGTTTTAGAAAAAAGTAGCACGGAAATTGATATTTTTATAAGACTTTTTAATTTGAATAAAAATTATAATTTACCAGAGGATTTACGATTGCAAATAATTGATCAAAATAATAATATTTTTGCAAATTTAATGGCTAATGATAATGATCGTATTTTACAATATAAGTTTTGGGGTAATACCGAAGAAAAATTTATAATTAAAGTTATTTTAAATAATAATTATTTTGAAGAAAAATTTAATATTTAACTATAGCATTACCAACTTATAGCTTTTACTTTTAAAGAGAATAAAATATATCAGATAGATTTTAAAAAGATTATTAATTGTATTTACGATACCCAAAAATGATATATTAAGAAAATTCTTATTATTAATATAATCTATAATTATTCGTCGTGATTAATCTTATTCAAACCTCCCAAGATCATCAATTAATTATTGAAAATAAAGCATATTCTTTACAAGGAAAAATATCCATTCCGGGAGATAAATCCATCTCTCATCGTGCTTTAATGTTAGGTGCGATCGCATCTGGAAAAACTATTATTAAAGGTTTATTACTAGGAGAAGATCCCCGTAGTACTGCACAATGTTTTCAAGCAATGGGAGCAAAAATTTCTCAATTAAATAGTGAAGAAGTAATAGTCACAGGGATAGGAGAAGAAGGGTTACAAGAACCATTAAATATTCTCGATGCGGGGAATTCAGGCACAACCATGCGTTTAATGCTAGGTTTATTAGCATCTCAACCTAACAAATTTTTTGCCGTCACAGGAGATGATTCCCTGAGAAGTCGCCCTATGTCAAGAGTAGTTCAACCATTACAACAAATGGGTGCAATCATTTATGGTAGAAATACTAATAAAAATGCACCTTTAGCTGTTATTGGACAAAACTTAAAAGGAATTCATTATCATTCTCCCATTGCTTCTGCACAAGTCAAATCTTGTATTCTGTTAGCAGGATTAATGACAGAAGGTAAAACTACAGTTACCGAACCAGCTTTGTCAAGAGATCATAGTGAAAGAATGTTACGAGCTTTTGGTGCAACTTTAGAAATCGATGTTGATACCCATAGTGTAACTATTGAAGGTAAAACAAAGTTATATGGACAAACAGTCATAGTACCGGGAGATATTAGTTCGGCGGCTTTTTGGTTAGTAGCAGGAGCGATTACACCTAATTCTGAGTTAACCATTGAAAATGTAGGTATAAATCCTACTCGTACAGGTATTTTAGAGGCTTTGATGATGATGGGTGCAGATATTACCCTTGAAAATAAAAGGGAAACAGCTGGAGAACCCGTGGCAGATTTAAAGGTAAAATCAAGTAAACTCAAAGCCTGTACCATTGAAGGAGCAATTATTCCTCGCTTAATTGACGAAATTCCTATTCTTGCGGTGGCTGCCTGTTTTGCCGAAGGTACAACTATTATTAAAGATGCCGAAGAATTACGGGTAAAAGAAAGTGATCGATTAGCAGTGATGGCGACAGAATTAAATAAAATGGGGGCAAATATTACGGAATTACCTGACGGCTTAGAAATTATGGGCAGTGTTACTCTCAAAGGCTCAGAAATGGATAGTT encodes the following:
- the clpS gene encoding ATP-dependent Clp protease adapter ClpS — translated: MSTQVIDKPTSKSETKRKHDSGYRVLLHNDSFNTMEYVVLVLMETVGINEPQAVSVMMETHTNGIGLVTTCALEHAEFYCESLKSKGLTSTIEPAE
- a CDS encoding MgtC/SapB family protein produces the protein MLFKLLIATILGAILGLERELRHKPGGIKTNALVSMASCAFVLIIDNVDSTEIARVMTGIIQGVGFIGGGLILKAGNNARNVTGATEIWVSSAIGLACSVGLWDLALALLLFSLIILRTMRIYFSNKNHRESSIPKDIE
- the aroA gene encoding 3-phosphoshikimate 1-carboxyvinyltransferase, yielding MINLIQTSQDHQLIIENKAYSLQGKISIPGDKSISHRALMLGAIASGKTIIKGLLLGEDPRSTAQCFQAMGAKISQLNSEEVIVTGIGEEGLQEPLNILDAGNSGTTMRLMLGLLASQPNKFFAVTGDDSLRSRPMSRVVQPLQQMGAIIYGRNTNKNAPLAVIGQNLKGIHYHSPIASAQVKSCILLAGLMTEGKTTVTEPALSRDHSERMLRAFGATLEIDVDTHSVTIEGKTKLYGQTVIVPGDISSAAFWLVAGAITPNSELTIENVGINPTRTGILEALMMMGADITLENKRETAGEPVADLKVKSSKLKACTIEGAIIPRLIDEIPILAVAACFAEGTTIIKDAEELRVKESDRLAVMATELNKMGANITELPDGLEIMGSVTLKGSEMDSYTDHRIAMSLAIAGLNAKGKTTINRAQAASISYPTFVKTLKYLTSHRD
- a CDS encoding DUF1822 family protein, with the protein product MTNLIFFDTPIDQIKIQLTDKIKTETWQNINQLSNDIALVRGYLNLLVRKIFISWLNLILEKNFSDTMKLEDNLSIWEFINGNAIDIDSSRIILIPIETQDKIEFSIPEEWLKIPQWVGNYYIAVEVNLEENYLNFAGYISYEDVNNYGKLDSFNHCYDLPYECLETDLNLICLEYEYGWDSIPQILPLPFLSSPIKQNLFKEIQDNLSSCLLVNFGHWLSLLSDNKTRYQLFASRKSVNLSEWLKGKFLTNLSKGWQTLDMLTQQYINFDFSLNPVFSSRSFSFTDSLNILQKNIDKDQINKILNNIINLDIDNELKIDIIKILPNLINDNDEEIRWNAALALQKLDDNHPSCAIWQGKIINLDSKQLSLLIGVLEKSSTEIDIFIRLFNLNKNYNLPEDLRLQIIDQNNNIFANLMANDNDRILQYKFWGNTEEKFIIKVILNNNYFEEKFNI
- a CDS encoding CPBP family intramembrane glutamic endopeptidase; amino-acid sequence: MSFEHIKKYPFLARLGLFILALGIIWLPFAIPIYYLIGKKDPNLTTIITMAILFVIFLFLVKLWGKYIYDNNNIFSYYGLVNSKKNWQHLIKGLIIGFVSNWLLFAVEALFGWLSFQPPTMAFPKLVLEGFISAIGIGFAEELFFRGWLLSELEKDFSLGVSGGLNSLLFAVAHFIKPLSEVIRTIVTFPALLLLGYTLISAKRSHQNLLGISIGIHSGLVWGYYVVNVGEMITYTEKVPQWITGIDQNPIAGIMGLGFLAILLYFIKTSINTKYEKN